A genomic stretch from Candidatus Zixiibacteriota bacterium includes:
- a CDS encoding glycosyltransferase family 39 protein, with translation MIDKWIRQTSGIVLLLIGLTSAIAFDRIARWFFFISPDGDIGDATMLELRVVLASLGVIGFYLFFRGGVHRFFRWLHHHINTSSTADFLTIVLSAGLILRVLVILCMEIPLYIDYQGYDELAWTWVQQGGYYNGEHLTGYYPVGYPFFLSRLYYLFGHAPLAGVLANIFLSLCIGWLSYRIAGRIFGEKTGRWCLLIMMFFPSQILFVNLLASEMLFTPLFLLSLLMFIPADARGIQGWFKGGVMRPHVTPALQSEGRQASRLTAPLPQRRLTRSMGDYLLPIAGGVLLGLATLTRALTQVYWLVLLPLFFLQSGSLKKAATQTVLVLAALALVVTPWIVRNHQAVGRARVSTNGGINFMIGNNPGSGMGWIEVDSVEFNTHDATREAYIDSVGWRRGWAFIRQDPVAFLKRGLLKIGYFFAGDLTAIHYQMKQAAENSRVDWSVLVAMYSQGYYIMVLLFGGFGLVVYARSSGRRPGGYLLWVTILFWTAVHFVFFGHARFHFPIMPMIVTFAALYIVDAVEETEPPIHE, from the coding sequence ATGATCGACAAATGGATACGACAAACCAGCGGCATAGTGCTGCTACTTATCGGGTTGACCTCAGCGATCGCATTTGACCGGATCGCCCGGTGGTTCTTTTTCATCAGTCCGGATGGCGACATCGGAGATGCAACCATGCTGGAGTTGCGCGTGGTGCTGGCTTCGTTGGGCGTGATCGGATTCTATCTGTTCTTCAGGGGGGGCGTGCACCGATTCTTTCGCTGGTTACACCACCATATCAACACATCGTCGACCGCCGACTTTCTCACTATCGTCTTGTCAGCCGGATTGATCCTGCGGGTTCTGGTTATCCTGTGCATGGAGATACCTCTCTACATCGATTACCAGGGCTACGACGAGCTCGCCTGGACCTGGGTGCAACAGGGCGGCTATTACAACGGTGAGCATCTCACCGGCTACTATCCGGTGGGCTATCCGTTTTTCTTGTCGCGACTGTACTACCTGTTCGGACATGCCCCCCTGGCTGGTGTCCTCGCGAATATCTTTCTGAGTCTGTGCATCGGGTGGCTGAGCTACCGAATCGCCGGACGCATCTTCGGCGAAAAAACCGGACGCTGGTGTCTGCTTATAATGATGTTCTTCCCCAGTCAGATTCTGTTCGTCAATCTGTTGGCCTCGGAGATGTTGTTCACACCGCTGTTCTTGTTGTCACTCCTGATGTTCATCCCTGCCGATGCACGTGGAATTCAAGGTTGGTTCAAGGGTGGCGTCATGCGACCCCACGTGACGCCTGCTCTGCAATCCGAAGGCCGTCAGGCGAGTCGTCTGACAGCACCTTTACCACAACGCCGTCTGACTCGCAGCATGGGAGATTATCTCCTGCCGATTGCGGGCGGAGTATTGTTGGGTCTGGCCACGCTGACCCGTGCGCTCACCCAGGTCTACTGGCTGGTCCTGTTGCCGTTGTTCTTCCTGCAATCGGGCAGCCTTAAGAAAGCGGCGACCCAGACCGTTCTTGTGCTGGCCGCATTGGCCCTGGTAGTAACGCCGTGGATCGTCCGCAACCATCAGGCCGTGGGCCGCGCCCGAGTAAGCACCAACGGCGGTATCAACTTTATGATAGGTAACAATCCGGGCAGCGGTATGGGTTGGATCGAGGTGGACTCGGTCGAATTCAACACCCACGATGCCACCCGCGAGGCGTATATCGACAGTGTCGGCTGGCGTCGGGGATGGGCCTTCATCCGGCAGGACCCGGTGGCTTTCCTCAAACGTGGTCTCCTCAAGATTGGCTACTTTTTCGCCGGTGATCTGACCGCAATTCATTATCAAATGAAACAGGCGGCCGAAAACTCACGGGTTGACTGGTCCGTGCTGGTGGCCATGTACAGCCAGGGCTACTATATAATGGTGTTGCTTTTTGGCGGCTTCGGGTTGGTGGTTTATGCTCGAAGCAGTGGTCGCCGGCCGGGGGGATATCTGTTGTGGGTGACGATTCTGTTTTGGACAGCGGTTCATTTTGTCTTCTTCGGCCATGCCCGGTTTCACTTTCCGATCATGCCAATGATCGTCACTTTTGCCGCCCTCTACATAGTAGATGCTGTGGAGGAGACGGAACCGCCCATCCACGAATAA